The window CCCTACAGCTTGTTTCGCATCTACCTTCAGTTCTTCAGCCATTGTAAACTCCTGCTTGTTTTGCTTTTTTAAATGCTCTAGGTCATCCTAACAAAGGCGATCCCCGTAGCTTTAGACTCTTGAGAGATATCTTTTATCTCTATATAAAGGAAGATTTATTCAGCGTTTTTCTCTTGCACAAACTCTTTCTCTTGGAGGGCGATTTGCCTGAGGAAAATTTTGATAATTCTAAAGTTTGAACCCATTCATTGATTTCAAAGATTAATTATGTCTTCAGCTCAAGAAACGACTCGTTCCTCAGCCCGTTCCGAAGACACTCGAAAAGTAGTGCAAGCGTTTGAGGCTTTAGGCACCGATGATAAACTGGCGCTGCTCTACTATGTCTATGAAAAAATGGGAGATTCCATCACGCCAGCAGCTCCCACTGCCGCTAATCCAGAAATGGCTCCTCGGCTATTAGGAGCAGAATTTTATGACAGCTCTGATCAGGATCAGCTAGCGGTGATGCGAGCCATTGTTAATCGTGAAGACACAGAACTATCTCGTGCTTACGGAGCGCTGACAGAGAACAATCAGTTAGTCGTCTGGTATGCTTGGGCTGTGGCAATGGGTGATACGGTAGTCGATATGCCCAATGACTATCAATCCACGGAAGCAATCAATAATACATTGTCCCAAATTGAAGGACTTGACTTTGAAGGACAAATCTCGTTGTTGCGTGAAATAGTTGGGAAAATGGGCTATAGCGATGTCAAGCCAATTCCGACCCAAGCAGAAACTGGCAAGACGCCCAGCCTGTAGGTTCAGGAATTTTCCCCACAGGGCATTAAATAGAGGTTGCTGTTTAACAATCTCGGAGAATAATTCTAGATAAGGTGTGATACTGAGTTCTTATTAGAGCCTGGTTGAACACTCTTTTTTTTTCTATCCGGCTACCGATAAAGCGTCTCGAATTTTTATGTCACTTGACTTGCGTATTTATGAACTCTACTCGAACCCCGTTGACAGGGTCGCTCTTCCCCCGGCTGAAACTCCTAGAGCAGCTCCTCTCCTTCTAGATGCCTCCAAATTGGGTTTCTTGAGAAGTAGTTTCCAGAAAAGTCAGGGCTTTTTGACAGCCTATACTTTCTTAAAGCTGTGATGATGGACAGGAAAAATGTCCTCCATTAGCGGACAACAGCATTTAAACCAATAAATGAGGAGTGAGAGAAATGACAATTAATACAGCCAAACTTGAGAGCATTCTCCAAAATTTTGTCACAGGCGCAAGTGATGTCCAGGGAGCTGCTCTTGTTTCACCTGACGGACTTCCTTTAGCATCCAGCTTACCGGGCGAAATGGATGAAGAACGAGTATCGGCGATGTCAGCTGCCATGCTGTCTTTGGGTGAGCGCATTGGCAGTGAATTAGCCAGAGGCTTTTTAGACCGTATCTTTGTGGAAGGCGATCAAGGCTATGGCATACTCACGAATTGCGGCGAGTATGCCGTTTTACTCGTCTTAGCTAGTAAGGCGGCTAAACAAGGAGTACTGATGCTAGAAATTAAGCGCGTTATTCCAGAGCTGAAGGCGGCTTTAAACTGAGGCAAACGCTTTATCTTCAGCCTTCAGCCTGTATTTCGATGGCACTCACGCTGTCACCTCAGAGTGCAGATGAGCCAGCCGTACATCGCTGTGCTGGCTCAGAAGCTAGGTTAGGCTAATGACTAAACCCTTACATGTAGCTAAAAGGTAATAGCGAAACCCAAAGTCAAAAAAAGTTAGAACCTCAATGCTTTAGACAACAGAACATCAATAACCCTGCTGAACACCAGCACTTCCCCCCATTTAAATAATTTTTTAACTTTGATCACTCACAAAAGCAGGTCAATCACTATTTTCGATCAGTGAGGGCGGCTACCCGTCAGCTCTCGGTGTGCCATCAATGGCATGATAAAAAGATTACTGGGAAAATGCTGAGTTATGTCAGGGTTGGGGGAACACTAGTGTTAAGGCGTTTTGGCGATGATTATTGCCGAGACTTGAAGCTTTAGCTCACTCAACGCCCATAGCTTTGTTTTCAACTGAAAAAATCAGCGTTGAGGCTGAATTTAAATTGAAAATCTAGGTGGTTATCATAAGCTTAGATGCTGATCGGGAATAAACGTAACAAAAAGTTGATATTTCTTCACATTAATTTAAGAATAAGAAAAGATAAGCCTATTTTTGACCCATCCTTAGAAATAAGTGAAAAGCAATGGCAATTACGAGTAGTTTGTCAGAATTTTCCCTACCGGAACTCTTTCAATTCCTCGATCAAGGAAGTAAAACCGGATTGCTCACTCTTCGATTTCAGCTTGACCCCAATCAAGAGGCAAGAATCCGTCATGCCCTGATTCACCAGGGTCGTATCGTCGCTGTGACTAAGCGACTGGATCAGCAATGCTTACTAGCGATGATTTGTCAACGGGGCTGGATTAGCCCTGAGGTGATACGCGAACAAGTTAATCGCTGTCCTGCTAATATACCTATTGGTCTTTACTTAAAGACACAGGGATTTCTCCAACCAGAGCAGCTGAGGTTACTATTCCATGCCCAGGTACTTCAGCAAGTTTGTGCGTTATTTCGGCTCAAAGATGCTCGGTTTAAATTTGACTCAAAAGCCACTTTACCAACAACAGAAATGACGGGCTTAAGCCTTAGTGCGACGGAGGCAACACTGATGGGTTTACGAGTGTTGCGAGATTGGAGATCGTTAGTAGACAAGCTACCTGAGCCAACTTCAGCTCTCTCTAGGGTAGTGATTGGCAAGCGCCACTTACGGCTAGATTCACTAGAAGGACGACTTTGGCAGTTGGCGAATGGGTCGGTTCCGCTCAATACGATCGCCAGCCAGTTTAAACAACCCATAGAAATTATTCAACAGACCGCTTTCCGCTTAATTAGCGTGGGTTTAGTGGCAGAAGTACCGATGATTGCTCCCTCTCGGACTAGATCTTCGGGAGAAGACATGTTAGAAGTTGCAGCGACGACAGAGGGTAGCAAAGATAACCAGGGTCAAGTGATCAGCAATTCTTTCATGCAAAACTTGCTAGGTTTCCTGAGGAGCAAGTAAGCGTGGAAATCATGCGCCTAGTTGTGACCGGTACGGTGGGTGCCGGGAAATCTACGTTTATTCGTTCAGTCAGTGAGATTGCCGTAGTTGATACTGATCGCGTCGCCACAGGGCCTGCTGCCGAAATTAAGACAAGGACAACGGTAGCGATGGACTTTGGACGCCTACAATTTGCTCCAGGAATGGCACTGCACCTTTATGGCACTCCAGGACAGTCTCGTTTCGATTTCATGTGGGATATTCTGATTCGTAGGGCGCACGCTTATATCCTGTTAGTTGCAGCTCATCGCCCCAGCGATTTTCGCTTAGCCCGTCGCATTCTCGCGTTTATGAATCAACGAGCGCAGATCCCTGTACTGATTGGTCTAACTCATGTGGATTGTGAGGGAGCTTGGTCTGTGGAGAATGTAGCGATCGCGTTGGGCTTTCTCGATGAAAAAAATCGACCTCCCTTTGTGACCCTAAACGCTAATCAAAAAGAATCGGTGGTGAATGCCTTAATTGTACTCATAGAACATTTCATGCAAAATTCTGTGATGTAATTTTTATGAGAAAAACCAAGTTTCTTAATGTTGTTTTTCAAAACTATTAAACGTCTTTAACCATTAACAAACTTAGATGCCGTTCTTGAATGGCCTAACACCTAATTAGCTGAACTGAATAATAAACGGGATTTTGTATACTAAATCACTTTAAACAAAGCTAAAAATAAAAGAAAGTATCAGCACTTAACAAAATTAAACTTCTTAACTATTCCGTAATTATTATTACCTGTAACTCAGTTAAGATAACAAAAACTAAGGTTGAGTAAGCGAGTCGTAGATTTATCACACTCAGGGCGCGAAATCCCTCAACTTTCCCCAGACTATCGCTCCATCTCAGCCAATTCTTCAAATCAAGGCGGGCCATCTAGTGAGGAGGAGGAAAAGTGTTAGCCAGTCTCTCACACAGCATTATTTCGGATCTGTCAATCCGAATAAATACTTATGCTCGCCGGAGCAATCAACTCCAGGATAGAGGAATTTCTATAACCTGTGAGCGACAATGTCACAAGCCCAAACCTCTATGGAGTAAGGCTTTCTCTCCAGTAACTCTGTTTCCGGTTAGGCACGCCAGAGTTCGTTTAAAAATAACTTTGCCATTTCAACCATTCTTGTACCTAAAATGGCTCACTTTTTTTGTACAAGTCCTAAGAGGCAAGAGGATAGGTCTTATTCAAGAGATTGCTCTACTGTAATGATTTTCTACTCTCTATCGATAGATTGATTCAGGAAATAGTAGGTTCTATATTAGTATTGCGTAATATTAAGTAAATTATTGAACGACCTATGCCATCGTTGATTTCCAACTACACTCTCTGTCTTTTAACCTTCAATTACAATTAAACAGCCATGTCCATTACAGGTCATCTATCAGACTTTTCCTTACCCGAAATTTTTCAGTTGCTGGAAAAAGGGCATAAAACCGGCCTCCTAACACTTCGGACTGAACCCGTCGTTCATGATAAGCCCCAATTTCATTACATCTGGGTGTATCAGGGTCGAATTGTCGCAGCCGCCAATCGACTCGATCATCAGGGATTAGTTTCGCTAATTGATCAACGCCAGTGGGTTAGCGATCGCGTCTTTGATAAATTAGTTCACTGGTGCTGTCCAATCAATGAACCCCTAGGATTATACCTGAAAAATCAAGGCGTTTTACAAGCCAAACAACTGAAACGATTATTCCAATTTCAGGTATTAAGTGGCGTGTGTGCTTTATTTCAATTCAAAGATGCTGAGTTTCGATTTGAGCCAAACGTGCAAATCCCGACGCGAGAAATGACCGGTTTAAGTGTACTAGCCACTGAAGCGGTACTCGTCGGGTTAAGGGTACTGCGAAACTGGGATGCGTTAGCCGATAAACTGCCCGATCCAAACGGGGGTTTGGTTAGTATCCTTGCAGGTCAACCCCAATATCGTTTAGATACTCTAGAGTGGCAAGTTTGGGAATACACCAAAGGCACAATGTCTCTAAGCGCGATCGCACGACAATTAAGACTCCCTGTAGAAAAAGTGCAGCAGGTGGCTTTCCGACTGATCACCATCGGTTTAGCAGAAGAAGTGCCTTTGTTAGTGGGCACCCTACCGACTCAGGAAGTAGAAGCCCTACCCGCACAACTCCTTGAAGACGCGGAAAAACAGAACATCAGCCCCTCCTTTATGCAAAGCTTAGTGGGTTTTTTGCGTAGCAAAGTCACCACCCAACCTAGCCTCAGTAATTGTTAGTTGGTAATGGGTAATGGGTAATGGGTAATAGTAAGAACTTTCTTCAATTACCGAAACCTCAAGAGCATCGCTACCGCTTCGTGATTTTCAGGATTAATTAGCCCTAAAAGTAGCCACTAAGAAACAGCTACCTGAGTAATTTCCTCAGGAGTCAGATGAGAATGTATCACCTCACCGTCACGAAACCAAACAATGCGCTTGGTCAAACGTGCCACCTCTGGCTCATGAGTCACCATCACCACAGTAATACCACTGGCATTGAGTTCGGTGAAGATATCCATAACTTCCTGAGTCGTTCGAGAATCTAACGCTCCTGTCGGTTCATCGGCTAAGAGTAAGACAGGTTTATTCACAATTGCACGGGCGATCGCTACCCGTTGTTGTTGACCTCCAGAGAGCTGATTGGGTTTATTATTTAGACGATTTTCTAATCCTACTCGCGTCAAAGCCGCCGTTGCACGCTCTCGCCGTTCGGCATTTGGTATACCTGCATAAACCATTGGCAGCATGACATTTTCCAGCGCTGTCAATTGAGCCAACAAGTGGAATTGCTGGAAAACAAAACCAATTTTAAGATTCCGAATTTTCGCTAAATCAGAATCAGCGAGTCCAGAGACATCCACCCCATCTAAATAATAGTGTCCCGAAGTCGGTCGATCGAGACAGCCAATAATATTCATCGCTGTCGATTTACCCGAACCCGATGCTCCCATAATCGAGCAATATTCTCCTTGCTCCACAATTAGGTTGACACCGTTGAGAGCACGCACTTCTGTATTGCCGATGCCATAGACTTTAAAGATATCCTCAAGGCGAATAACAACAGGTTTTCTGGGAGAATCGGAAACCTCTGATAGAAAATTAAGGGAGTTTTTCATAATACCTAATACTAATTTTTATACCTGGAATTGGTACTCAGGAATCTATCAAAATTCTGACTCACCTAAGTTGAATGGCTCTTGCCTTCTGCCTTTCTTAAGCACTTCTGAGAGCAACAATCGGGTCAAGTTTCGCCGCCCGCCGTGCTGGTACGACGCCAAAGAATAAGCCAATTCCACCGGAGATACTAACCGATACTAGAATCGCCACTGGAGAAATTCCCGCTTTCAAAGGACTCACCATCGCGACAATTTGAATAACGCTAATTCCTAGCGCCGTGCCAATGATGCCACCTGCCGCCGAGAGAATAACCGCCTCAATCAGGAACTGAATCAAGATGTCTCGTTCTTGAGCACCGAGCGCTTTTCGTAATCCGATTTCCTGGGTACGTTCCGTGACTGAGACTAGCATAATGTTCATCACACCAATACCCCCGACGAGCAGAGAAATTGCCGCAATTGCCGCCAAAAGAACGGTGAGTCCGCCCGTGATTGTGCCAACAATCTTGAGAACATCCTTCTGAGTTCTCACGGTAAAATCATCCTCATCGGTGATTTTGTGCCGCAACCGCAGCAAGTTCTCAATTTGAAACTGAGCCGCCCCGATGCTATCTTGACTTTTTGCAGTCGCGGAAATAAACGTTAGTTCTAACCCATAGGGAGACGTTCGTCCCACGAGGCGATTCGCCATTGTCGTAAGGGGAATGAAGGCGGTATCATCCTGATTGTCTCCCAAGAAAGCCCCTTTTGGCTCCATCACCCCAATCACCTGAAAGGAGGCATTTTTGATGCGGATTGTCTGCCCAATGGGGTCACTATTTCCAAATAGTTTCTCCGCCACGTCAGCGCCCAAAGCTACAACTTGATTATTCCGCTCTAAGTCTAAATTCGTGATAAACCGACCCCTAGCAACATCAAAGTTCCTGACGACGAGAAATTCAGGTGTTGTGCCAGTAATCGCCGTGTTGGTGTTTCGGTTGCGGTAGGTAACTAACAGCCTGGAATTAATCTGAGGAGCAACTTCTTTAATAGAAGGGACTTGAGTGGCGATCGCTTTAGCATCTGCAAGCACCAGCGTCTTCGGCAGGTTCAATGTCGTACTCCGAGTTTGTTGAGAACCCGGAACAATAAACAAGAGGTTAGGCCCAAGGGTTTCAAATTGCTCAGAAGCTAACCTTTGAGCACCTTGTCCAATTCCCACCATTGCAATCACCGAAGCATTACCAATAATAATGCCCAACATCGTTAAGCTACTACGCAGCTTGTTAGCCACTAGCGTAGTTCCTGCCATTTTTAGACTTTCTAATAAATCCATATATTCATGAATTGATAATTAAAATAAAGTCAATTTTTAAAAAAGTTTATTTATTTTCTTGATTTTTTTTCTGCTTAAAATCTTCAGGTAAATCAATAAACACCCGTTGACCCGGACTTAACCCCTCCAGAATCTGAGTTTGGTTTTGAATACTCGTCCCAATTGTCACAGGTTTAAATTGGGGCTTATTCTGTGCATCTGGCAACAAAACCCCCGTTTTACCTTCCTGTGTCACAATCGCGACGGTCGGAATAACTAGGGCATTATTAACTTTTTCACCTAAAAAGGTAAGCTTAACATTCATGCCCGAACGTAGCTCATCTTGACCCGTTAATAGCGCCACCCGCACCTCAAAAGACGTGACATTTTGCTCAACCACGGCTTCCGGTGCCACCCGTTGGACGCGACCTTGAAAAACTTTTTCAGGAAAGGCATCTGCGACAACCTCCACCGACTGTCCGGGTTTCATTTTGCCGACATCAACCTCTGGAACTTTAGCCAGAATTTCCAGCCCTTTAGCCAGTGCCACAATCGAAGTTGAGGTGGCTGAAGCCGTACTTGACGCTGACGTGGTTGGGGTAACGAATGCTCCTTCGGTGGCATATTTTTGCGTCACAATTCCTGAAAAGGGCGCACGAATAATTGTGTCTTGCAGTTGAACTTGCACAGACATCACCTCCGCTTTCGCTGCATCCACTGCCGCTTTGAGTTGGGCAATTTCCTGGGGACGCCTACCGTTTTGCAACTGCTCTAAATTAAAGCGCGATTCGGCTACAGCCGCCTCTAGTTGGTCAATTTCTGGCTTTTTGGTGTTTTGTTGCTGCTCTAAACGCCGTTGTGCTTCTTGTAGGTTGGCTTGAGCGTTGCGTTCTTCGGTTAAGGCTTCATCCCGTCTGTCTAGGGACACAGCGCCTTGTGAGGCTAAATTTCGATAGCGATCGGCTCTCAGTTTAGCCAGGGCTAATCGTGATTGGGCGGCTTCGATTTGCGATCGGACTTGCTCAATTTCTTGGGGATTACCACCACGCGCCGCCTCTAAACGCGCTTGAGCTTGCAACAAGCGGGCTTTAGCTTGGTTGATTTCTTCTGGGCGACTCCCTGCCTGTGCCTCGGCTAACGTGGCTTGTGCTTTATTCAGGTTCGCTTGAGCTTGAGCTAATCGCGCCTGCAAATCCGCATTTTCCATCAGTGCGATTTGTTGTCCTTCCTGGATGCGATCGCCCTGTTCCACAAACAACTTAGCCAAACGACCTGAGGTTTTGGGGCTAAGGTTGACATTTTGAATCGGCACCACAGTACCCGTGATGTCGGTAATCCGCAGCGTCAGAGTCTCCGCTTGCACAGGTACGGTTAGTTGATTGAGGTCGATTTTAGGTTTCCTCGCCTCAAGAGCCAAGTGAGTTGCACCACCCACTCCCACAATGCCTGCGGCTACTAACCCGATGATCCAAGGGGAAGGTTGTTTGACTTTACCGATTAGTGGAAGTTCCATGTAATGATGTTTTCCCATCCGGCTGTAAAGATAACCAGGTTGTGAGAAGGTTGTGCGTCTCCTTGGCTTGGCTCTACTCCCTAGAGTCTCCTTGAATCAAGAGAGAGTACTCCCTTCTGAGTTAGACGTTCACCCTATCCGACTTGCCACCCAACTTTACCTTTCTTTATACTATCGGTCTGGCTTGAACCTTTGGGCTACTCTGATTACTCCTGGTAGTACGGAATTCCGAAGCAACAAGCTCTGATCGAGTTCACGCCTGAAACTTCACAATACTTTGCAATTGGGAGAAGGGTTATTGAGCCACGAAAAAGGTTATGATAATAAGTTTTAGTGTTGCTTATGATAATATCTTGACGGCTTCAACTGGGTTGGCGCTTCCTCCAACTGGCTCATTCCATTGGGTGAAGTAGTATCACTGAACCAAAATCTGCCGGAATAGAGGAAAGTTGAGTCATTCACTCAGATCGTCATGATTAAATGCTCTCTCCCCCACTCTCCCATGCTCACGCTTAGCTCAGGTTCGATGGGAACATGTCAGGGAGAGCAAGTGGATGCCCGCACTGCGTGCCGCTACGCTAACATCCCCCAGCCCCTTCTCCTTTAGGGTGAGGGCTTCCCATTGGTGACATGCTCCCATGTCCCCTACTCCCTATATAGATAGGGTCAGACCAATTTTTGGTTAAGATTTCAGCAACAATCCCATCGATTATGCGCTAATTTAGCTCTTAGATTCCTTCCTTGTTGTCTTTAGAGGCTGCACCGTGCCCAAGTATCTTCCTTTAATTTCTATTTTTGTTCTCCTGGGTTTTTTGAGTGCACAAGCGCCAGTTGCTGGACAGGCACTCGTGCCCTATACCCTTCAGCTGGATTCAAAGCAACTAGAGCAGCAGGGCTTGAACCTCGCTCAGGATGCGGTTCAGTTGGTACGTTTCCAGCAATATGAACTGGCTTTGCCGAGAGCAGAGTTAGCGACTCAACTGGCTCCCAAAGCGTTCCAAACCTGGTTTATTTTGGGAAGTTTGTATGTTCAGACGAAAGAGTTAGATCAGGGGATTACGGCTTTAGAACGGGCTAAATCTCTAGACCCTAAAGAATCAGGAATTTACTTTACTCTGGGTTCTGCGCGTTTTCAAAAAGCCGAATATTCCAAAGCGGTTGCTGAGTTGGAAGCTGGGTTGAAAATTAAACCCAATGTTCCAGAAGCCCTGTTTGACTTAGGGAATGCTTACTATATGCTCAAAGCTTATCCTAAGGCGA of the Allocoleopsis franciscana PCC 7113 genome contains:
- a CDS encoding orange carotenoid protein N-terminal domain-containing protein, whose translation is MSSAQETTRSSARSEDTRKVVQAFEALGTDDKLALLYYVYEKMGDSITPAAPTAANPEMAPRLLGAEFYDSSDQDQLAVMRAIVNREDTELSRAYGALTENNQLVVWYAWAVAMGDTVVDMPNDYQSTEAINNTLSQIEGLDFEGQISLLREIVGKMGYSDVKPIPTQAETGKTPSL
- a CDS encoding roadblock/LC7 domain-containing protein produces the protein MTINTAKLESILQNFVTGASDVQGAALVSPDGLPLASSLPGEMDEERVSAMSAAMLSLGERIGSELARGFLDRIFVEGDQGYGILTNCGEYAVLLVLASKAAKQGVLMLEIKRVIPELKAALN
- a CDS encoding DUF4388 domain-containing protein, with the translated sequence MAITSSLSEFSLPELFQFLDQGSKTGLLTLRFQLDPNQEARIRHALIHQGRIVAVTKRLDQQCLLAMICQRGWISPEVIREQVNRCPANIPIGLYLKTQGFLQPEQLRLLFHAQVLQQVCALFRLKDARFKFDSKATLPTTEMTGLSLSATEATLMGLRVLRDWRSLVDKLPEPTSALSRVVIGKRHLRLDSLEGRLWQLANGSVPLNTIASQFKQPIEIIQQTAFRLISVGLVAEVPMIAPSRTRSSGEDMLEVAATTEGSKDNQGQVISNSFMQNLLGFLRSK
- a CDS encoding GTP-binding protein; this translates as MRLVVTGTVGAGKSTFIRSVSEIAVVDTDRVATGPAAEIKTRTTVAMDFGRLQFAPGMALHLYGTPGQSRFDFMWDILIRRAHAYILLVAAHRPSDFRLARRILAFMNQRAQIPVLIGLTHVDCEGAWSVENVAIALGFLDEKNRPPFVTLNANQKESVVNALIVLIEHFMQNSVM
- a CDS encoding DUF4388 domain-containing protein, which gives rise to MSITGHLSDFSLPEIFQLLEKGHKTGLLTLRTEPVVHDKPQFHYIWVYQGRIVAAANRLDHQGLVSLIDQRQWVSDRVFDKLVHWCCPINEPLGLYLKNQGVLQAKQLKRLFQFQVLSGVCALFQFKDAEFRFEPNVQIPTREMTGLSVLATEAVLVGLRVLRNWDALADKLPDPNGGLVSILAGQPQYRLDTLEWQVWEYTKGTMSLSAIARQLRLPVEKVQQVAFRLITIGLAEEVPLLVGTLPTQEVEALPAQLLEDAEKQNISPSFMQSLVGFLRSKVTTQPSLSNC
- a CDS encoding ABC transporter ATP-binding protein; amino-acid sequence: MKNSLNFLSEVSDSPRKPVVIRLEDIFKVYGIGNTEVRALNGVNLIVEQGEYCSIMGASGSGKSTAMNIIGCLDRPTSGHYYLDGVDVSGLADSDLAKIRNLKIGFVFQQFHLLAQLTALENVMLPMVYAGIPNAERRERATAALTRVGLENRLNNKPNQLSGGQQQRVAIARAIVNKPVLLLADEPTGALDSRTTQEVMDIFTELNASGITVVMVTHEPEVARLTKRIVWFRDGEVIHSHLTPEEITQVAVS
- a CDS encoding ABC transporter permease — encoded protein: MDLLESLKMAGTTLVANKLRSSLTMLGIIIGNASVIAMVGIGQGAQRLASEQFETLGPNLLFIVPGSQQTRSTTLNLPKTLVLADAKAIATQVPSIKEVAPQINSRLLVTYRNRNTNTAITGTTPEFLVVRNFDVARGRFITNLDLERNNQVVALGADVAEKLFGNSDPIGQTIRIKNASFQVIGVMEPKGAFLGDNQDDTAFIPLTTMANRLVGRTSPYGLELTFISATAKSQDSIGAAQFQIENLLRLRHKITDEDDFTVRTQKDVLKIVGTITGGLTVLLAAIAAISLLVGGIGVMNIMLVSVTERTQEIGLRKALGAQERDILIQFLIEAVILSAAGGIIGTALGISVIQIVAMVSPLKAGISPVAILVSVSISGGIGLFFGVVPARRAAKLDPIVALRSA
- a CDS encoding efflux RND transporter periplasmic adaptor subunit, which encodes MELPLIGKVKQPSPWIIGLVAAGIVGVGGATHLALEARKPKIDLNQLTVPVQAETLTLRITDITGTVVPIQNVNLSPKTSGRLAKLFVEQGDRIQEGQQIALMENADLQARLAQAQANLNKAQATLAEAQAGSRPEEINQAKARLLQAQARLEAARGGNPQEIEQVRSQIEAAQSRLALAKLRADRYRNLASQGAVSLDRRDEALTEERNAQANLQEAQRRLEQQQNTKKPEIDQLEAAVAESRFNLEQLQNGRRPQEIAQLKAAVDAAKAEVMSVQVQLQDTIIRAPFSGIVTQKYATEGAFVTPTTSASSTASATSTSIVALAKGLEILAKVPEVDVGKMKPGQSVEVVADAFPEKVFQGRVQRVAPEAVVEQNVTSFEVRVALLTGQDELRSGMNVKLTFLGEKVNNALVIPTVAIVTQEGKTGVLLPDAQNKPQFKPVTIGTSIQNQTQILEGLSPGQRVFIDLPEDFKQKKNQENK
- a CDS encoding tetratricopeptide repeat protein, which produces MPKYLPLISIFVLLGFLSAQAPVAGQALVPYTLQLDSKQLEQQGLNLAQDAVQLVRFQQYELALPRAELATQLAPKAFQTWFILGSLYVQTKELDQGITALERAKSLDPKESGIYFTLGSARFQKAEYSKAVAELEAGLKIKPNVPEALFDLGNAYYMLKAYPKAIAQYEKAVAQEKKFWPAINNIGLVKYEQGDIRGALDKWQAAIAIDDEAAEPQLAAAVAMYAQGEQEKAIALGEAALRIDSRYADLDFLKENLWGERLLTETQKFLANPKIQASIAQSQASPTQVESAPR